One genomic window of Cydia strobilella chromosome 11, ilCydStro3.1, whole genome shotgun sequence includes the following:
- the LOC134745324 gene encoding mitochondrial cardiolipin hydrolase-like gives MIFTPRLVSSAAAIVVTCFVSAAALYYRSRKTEINEVMVFCKLQYNVYNYFDKLLNFIESATKSVNVCMPSIHNPAIQGRLVRLIKKKNIKIRIIIDRTGYNEFTEVFIRELKDVGAEIKCKINVPVNYKMQHKFCLVDDKILMTGTLNWGNDRSFDHWNYVYITSKPQLVNPVKSEFYVMWNDFSSDLKLESPPESYYSDTETIEEHQLNGTLVPDHALVAVRNISTVDGETTQVTPDLGSI, from the exons ATGATATTTACTCCACGTTTGGTGTCATCGGCTGCTGCAATCGTTGTGACTTGTTTTGTGTCGGCCGCGGCCTTGTACTACAGAAGTCGGAAAACCGAGATCAATGAAGTGATGGTGTTTTGTAAATTGCAGTACAACGTTTACAATTACTTCGACAAATTACTAAACTTCATTGAGTCTGCGACGAAAAGTGTTAACGTTTGCATGCCTAGCATCCACAATCCGGCGATACAAGGCCGATTGGTAAGATTGATAAAGaagaaaaatatcaaaattcgtATCATAATAGACCGGACAGGATACAACGAATTCACTGAAGTCTTTATCAGAGAACTAAAAGATGTCG GTGCGgaaataaaatgcaaaattaaTGTACCAGTTAATTATAAGATGCAACATAAGTTTTGCTTAGTCGATGATAAAATCCTTATGACCGGGACTCTGAACTGGGGAAATGACCGCTCCTTCGACCATTGGAACTACGTCTACATAACCAGCAAGCCACAGCTAGTAAATCCGGTAAAATCTGAGTTCTACGTAATGTGGAATGATTTCTCAAGCGACTTGAAACTGGAAAGTCCACCCGAAAGTTACTATAGTGATACAGAAACAATTGAAGAACACCAATTAAATGGAACCCTAGTACCTGACCATGCCCTAGTGGCAGTTAGGAACATTTCTACAGTTGATGGGGAGACAACTCAGGTCACACCGGATCTAGgctcaatttaa
- the LOC134745360 gene encoding exonuclease 1: MGITGLIPFLEKASRRANVGEFSGCTVVIDSYCWLHKGAFACADKLVRGEETDIHIKYCLKYVTMLLSKNIKPILVFDGRHLPAKAMTEAKRRESRDISKKRAAELLSLGKIEEARSYMRRSVDITHAMALSLIKECRKRNVDCIVAPYEADAQLAYLNIRNIAQLVITEDSDLILFGCTKVLFKMDLDGTGTLVETAKLPLVMRCPIEHYRFDKFRQMCIMSGCDYLASLPGIGLAKARQFVTATQDSNFANALKKLPSFFNRSNLTVTDEYRENFLKAEATFKHQYVYDPIERQMVRLTEPDDEDIEKALCVNAGELLDPKTAFQLALGNLDPFSLKKMDDWHPDYRPVKNGIKTDSWKDKGTAPHPSMWSPDFTKYLNDVSPWLKKVRKLEPIIAVPTVRTRKVVNLVAKIVPETQDESLSIETLTNMYCVEPALKKTKLDPDATLDLSDTYLDSLNSQDPNTAFQGAEIERNLPQNKSPILENKQRSFKKSLSNTYSVLKKLSKFPRTTLDGNVVESKFFNGPIVTIDESPERTSKNPFKIENKTEIDIDSPERVSKNPFKIENKVEIDSQCSQIEDSQLGSSQKENSPCNSPVKLPSPVLEPSPRCLTFRMRLETSREVLSEESVIENTYPMENLVTPVDSQESFGDSPLKTAYNATIRPLPLSQPYKPNIKKSTFRVPGLKRTVSVPSNQPTLLSKFGFQKKPVLKR; this comes from the exons ATGGGTATCACAGGTTTGATCCCGTTTTTGGAGAAGGCCTCACGGCGAGCTAACGTGGGGGAATTCAGCGGGTGCACCGTCGTCATAGACTCGTATTGTTGGCTGCACAAGGGAGCCTTTGCCTGTGCTGATAAGTTAGTAAGAGGAGAAGAGACTGACAT ACATATCAAGTATTGCTTGAAGTATGTGACCATGCTGTTATCAAAAAACATCAAACCAATACTGGTGTTTGATGGACGCCACCTGCCAGCCAAAGCTATGACTGAAGCTAAGAGGAGAGA GTCTCGTGACATATCAAAGAAAAGAGCAGCTGAATTATTAAGTCTTGGAAAG ATCGAAGAAGCCCGATCTTACATGCGACGCAGCGTTGACATCACACACGCTATGGCGCTAAGTCTCATTAAGGAGTGCCGTAAACGCAATGTGGACTGCATTGTGGCTCCGTACGAGGCGGACGCCCAACTGGCATATTTGAACATCAGGAATATAGCCCAGTTGGTTATAACGGAGGACTCCGACTTGATACTGTTTGGGTGCACTAAG GTTCTCTTCAAAATGGACCTCGACGGCACGGGCACGCTAGTGGAGACCGCCAAGTTGCCTCTGGTCATGCGGTGCCCCATCGAGCACTACCGCTTCGACAAGTTCCGGCAGATGTGCATTATGTCTGGATGTGATTATCTCGCGTCCTTGCCTGGGATTGGATTAGCTAAGGCCAGGCAGTTTGTAACGGCTACGCAAGATAGCAATTTTGCCAAT GCCCTCAAAAAACTGCCAAGCTTCTTCAACCGCTCAAATCTCACAGTGACAGATGAATATCGGGAGAACTTCCTAAAGGCTGAAGCTACGTTTAAACACCAGTACGTTTACGATCCTATAGAGAGGCAGATGGTGCGACTGACTGAACCTGATGATGAAG ACATAGAAAAAGCGTTGTGCGTGAACGCAGGCGAACTATTAGACCCTAAGACCGCGTTCCAGTTAGCTTTAGGGAATTTAGACCCTTTCTCATTGAAGAAGATGGACGATTGGCACCCAGACTACCGACCCGTT AAAAACGGTATCAAAACTGATAGCTGGAAAGATAAGGGCACCGCGCCACACCCCAGTATGTGGAGCCCGGACTTCACAAAATACCTGAATGATGTGAGTCCTTGGCTGAAGAAGGTTAGAAAACTGGAGCCCATCATAGCCGTGCCTACGGTTAGGACGAGGAAAGTGGTTAATTTGGTGGCTAAGATCGTTCCGGAGACTCAGGATGAAAG TTTATCAATAGAAACACTAACCAATATGTACTGCGTAGAACCGGCGttgaaaaaaacaaaactagacCCAGACGCAACATTAGACCTAAGCGATACCTATCTAGACTCCCTAAACTCACAAGACCCAAACACAGCATTCCAAGGCGCCGAAATCGAAAGAAATCTACCTCAGAATAAATCTCCTATCTTAGAAAATAAGCAAAGATCTTTTAAGAAAAGTTTAAGCAATACTTATTCCGTTTTGAAAAAACTGAGCAAGTTCCCTAGAACGACTTTAGACGGAAATGTAGTTGAAAGTAAATTTTTCAATGGACCTATTGTGACTATAGACGAATCTCCAGAAAGGACTAgtaaaaatccatttaaaattgaaaataaaactgaaatagaCATAGACTCTCCGGAACGTGTTAGTAAAAATCCGTTTAAAATTGAGAATAAAGTGGAGATAGATTCTCAGTGTTCTCAGATTGAAGATTCTCAGCTTGGGAGTTCTCAGAAGGAGAATTCTCCGTGTAATAGTCCTGTAAAATTACCTAGTCCGGTGTTGGAGCCTAGCCCTAGATGTCTTACGTTTAGGATGAGATTGGAGACTTCTAGAGAGGTTTTGAGTGAAGAATCTGTGATAGAAAATACTTATCCTATGGAGAATTTGGTTACCCCAGTGGATTCTCAG gaATCATTCGGTGACTCCCCTCTAAAAACAGCTTACAATGCCACCATAAGACCACTACCCTTAAGTCAGCCGTACAAACCGAACATCAAAAAGTCTACCTTCAGGGTTCCGGGGTTGAAGCGAACTGTCTCCGTGCCTAGCAATCAACCTACTTTATTGAGCAAATTCGGATTTCAGAAGAA ACCAGTATTGAAAAGATGA
- the LOC134745363 gene encoding THO complex subunit 1, which translates to MSEKMGFETLRAKYKDVLSKAFSTNNIDLLDSFSKNINESDRKAAMDQAFRDKLLELLTEDAETLESYVSFCIESCRRHMVTPTMPVVLLGDIFDALTLNKCEKMFTYVENGVNIWKEELFFVACKNNLLRMCNDLLRRLSRSQNTVFCGRILLFLAKFFPFSERSGLNIVSEFNLENVTEFGGDNTSTLKDSLDEEIMVEEKTKLNIDYNLYCRFWSLQDFFRNPNTCYNKIQWKTFVAHSGSVLSAFSSYKLEAIELQKSKMNRLKPVTDSDMQGTKEQHYFAKFLTNQKLLELQLSDSNFRRCVLIQFLILFQYLSSSVKFKMETQELKKDQTDWVKETTALIYRLLGETPPDGQRFAECVQHILKREEHWNAWKNDGCPEFQKPKTPAAGEEEIRKSKVRRRPVGDIIKEYEGQQKCYMGNNDLTRLWNLCPDNLSACRTKERDFMPSLHSYMATALEPGVGARRTADGAWGWRALRLLARRSPHFFIHTNTPIGRLPDYLADMVKRVTRDAALAESSSNGDVASAIKQELKQEPADEEVGEEQMEEVVIKEEDNNDMEQVPDSTNDEYDDKAARTRVTMLAPAQMDALCPALGDWKKLAAKLGFKPDEIQYFETENATDLLRAKNMLQLWCDDDEDASVENLLYIMEGLGMAEACEALRSAK; encoded by the exons ATGTCGGAGAAAATGGGGTTCGAGACGTTACGAGCGAAGTACAAA GATGTACTCTCAAAAGCCTTCAGCACTAATAACATTGACTTGCTTGACTCGTTCTCTAAGAACATTAACGAGTCAGATAGAAAAGCCGCCATGGACCAAGCATTTCGAGATAAACTGCTCGAGCTTCTTACTGAAGACGCGGAAACTCTTGAGAGCTATGTGAGCTTCTGTATAGAATCTTGCAGAAGACACATGGTTACTCCCACAATGCCCGTAGTGCTTCTCGGCGACATATTCGACGCTCTTACCTTAAACAAATGTGAAAAGATGTTTACCTATGTTGAAAATGGTGTAAACATTTGGAAAGAAGAACTATTCTTTGTCGCTtgcaagaataatttattaagaATGTGCAATGATTTGCTGAGGCGTTTATCTAGGTCTCAGAACACTGTGTTTTGCGGAAGAATTCTTTTGTTTTTGGCCAAGTTTTTCCCTTTCTCTGAGCGCTCTGGTTTGAACATAGTGTCAGAATTCAATTTGGAGAATGTAACGGAATTTGGCGGAGACAACACAAGCACTCTAAAAGACTCGTTGGATGAAGAAATTATGGTGGAAGAGAAGACTAAGCTGAATATAGACTACAACTTGTATTGTAGGTTTTGGAGCCTGCAGGACTTTTTCAGGAATCCAAATACATGTTATAACAAGATACAGTGGAAGACTTTTGTTGCT CATTCCGGCAGTGTCCTATCCGCCTTCTCCTCCTACAAGCTAGAAGCTATAGAGCTCCAGAAATCCAAGATGAACCGTCTGAAGCCCGTCACTGACAGTGACATGCAGGGCACGAAGGAACAGCACTATTTCGCCAAGTTCCTCACAAATCAGAAACTGTTGGAGCTGCAACTGTCGGACTCGAATTTTAGGAGATGTGTGCTTATACAGTTTTTGATACTGTTCCAGTATTTGTCGTCTAGTGTTAAGTTTAAGAT GGAAACTCAAGAACTAAAGAAGGACCAGACAGACTGGGTAAAGGAGACCACAGCCCTCATATACCGGCTGTTAGGAGAGACTCCGCCGGACGGGCAGCGGTTTGCAGAGTGTGTACAGCACATACTCAAGCGGGAGGAGCATTGGAATGCTTGGAAGAATGACGGGTGTCCAG AGTTCCAAAAGCCTAAAACACCCGCTGCGGGCGAGGAGGAGATCCGCAAAAGCAAAGTCCGCAGACGGCCTGTTGGCGACATCATCAAGGAATATGAGGGACAGCAGAAATGCTATATGGGGAA CAATGATCTGACAAGGCTATGGAACCTGTGTCCGGACAATCTCTCTGCCTGTCGCACTAAAGAACGGGACTTCATGCCTTCACTAC ATAGTTACATGGCAACAGCGCTAGAGCCCGGCGTGGGCGCGCGACGCACAGCCGACGGCGCTTGGGGCTGGCGCGCGCTCCGCTTGTTAGCGAGGCGGTCGCCACACTTCTTCATACACACCAACACCCCTATAGGCCGCTTACCCGACTATCTGGCCGACATG gtGAAACGCGTGACGCGTGATGCCGCCTTGGCAGAGTCTAGTAGCAACGGAGACGTCGCTAGCGCCATCAAGCAGGAACTCAAACAG GAGCCCGCTGATGAGGAGGTCGGTGAGGAACAGATGGAGGAGGTGGTGATTAAAGAAGAAGATAATAACGATATGGAGCAG GTGCCCGACTCGACGAACGACGAGTACGACGACAAGGCCGCCCGCACGCGCGTCACCATGCTAGCGCCCGCGCAGATGGACGCCCTCTGCCCCGCGCTGGGCGACTGGAAGAAACTCGCCGCCAAACTGGGCTTTAAGCCCGACGAGATACAGTACTTCGAGACGGAGAACGCCACGGACTTGCTCAGAGCTAAGAACATGCTTCAGTTGTGGTGCGACGACGATGAGGACGCGTCGGTTGAGAATTTGCTTTACATTATGGAGGGACTTGGGATGGCCGAGGCGTGCGAGGCGCTTAGGAGCGCGAAGTGA
- the LOC134745325 gene encoding mediator of RNA polymerase II transcription subunit 10 has protein sequence MSSPLENLETQLEMFIENVRQIRIIVSDFQPQGQSVLNQKIQSLVTGLQEVDKLKSQVQDIHVPIEVFDYIDQGRNPQLYTKDCIDKALAKNEEVKGKIDSYKRFKSHLLGELGKTFPNEIAKYKAIRGGE, from the exons atgtccTCGCCGCTGGAAAACTTGGAAACTCAGTTGGAAATGTTCATTGAGAACGTCCGTCAAATACGTATCATTGTCAGCGACTTTCAACCGCAGGGCCAGAGCGTCTTAAACCAAAAGAT TCAATCGCTCGTAACTGGCCTTCAGGAAGTCGACAAGCTGAAATCTCAAGTTCAAGATATCCATGTTCCTATAGAAGTATTTGA TTACATAGACCAGGGCCGCAACCCACAGCTCTACACCAAGGACTGCATTGACAAGGCCCTAGCCAAGAATGAGGAAGTGAAAGGCAAGATCGACTCCTACAAGCGCTTCAAGAGCCATCTCCTCGGTGAACTCGGAAAGACCTTCCCTAATGAAATAGCTAAATATAAAGCTATTAGGGGTGGTGAATAA